Genomic DNA from Streptomyces sp. AM 2-1-1:
GGCCACCTCGCGGACGAAGGCGCGGCCGTGGACGCGGTGGACGCCGCCGTCGTGCTCTTCGACGCGCAGCACGGAGACCGGCTTGTCGAGCTCGACCAGGGGCAGTCGGCCGCCGGGCTTCGGGGTGAGGATGACCTGGCGGTCGTGGGAGCCGGTGGCGGAGATTGCCTCGACGCCGGCCAGCGTGGGCCAGGTGCGCTGCTCGATGCCGAGTTCGCTCACCCCGGGGGCGGCGATCATGCAGTGGTCGATCGGCTGCACGTCGTGGGAGCGGTGCTTGCGCAGGCCCGCGCGGCCCTCGTCGTCGACGGCGTACTGGACGCGGGTGCGCCAGGCGGGCACCTCGCCGGCGGGGAGCTTGTCGCCTTCGGCGGGCATGACGGTGCCGTCCCAGCCGGCCTCTTCCGGGGTGAGGCCCGCGAGGCGCTGGAGCTGCTCGGCGATGACCTCGCCCTTGAGCCGGCGCTGGGCGCCCGGCTTGGCGTGCTGCCAGTCGCAGCCGCCGCACATGCCGGGACCGGCGTACGGGCACGGAGCCGGCACGCGGTCCTTGGACGGCTCGATGACGGTGACGGCGTCGGCGCGCAGGAAGCGGGAGTCGGTGTCGCCGTCGGTGACCCGGGCGATGATCTTCTCGCCGGGGAGCGTGTGGCGTACGAAGAGGACCCGGCCCCCGTCGGTACGGGCGATGCAGTGGCCTCCGTGCGCGACGGGGCCGACCTCGACCTCGTACTCCTCCCCGACCAGCGACAACGTGGATTCGTTCTGCATGAGGGGAGGCTCCAGGGATCGGGGAGGACGAACAGGGGGGCCGGCGGCCGCGGACGGTGTTCCCGCGGCCTGAGCCGTACGGCGGTCCGACGCAGGCGGCCGGACAACAGCCCACCAGTCTACGTGGGTGCCGTCCGGCCGTTCACCACCGAAGGGCAGGAGGGCGACGCGCGCGCGGGAAGCCCGCCCGCGTCGCGGCGTCACGGCTTCTTCGCGTGCTCCTTCGGCCGGCGCTCGACCGGTCCGCGACGGACGGAGCCGGGGGCGGTCCACTCGGCGCGCCTGCGGGCCCGCTTCTTGGCGACCTCGGAGGACTCCAGCTGGTACGGCACGGAGGTGACCATGACCCCCGGGGTGAAGAGGAGACGCCCCTTCAGCCGGAGCGCGCTCTGGTTGTGCAGCAGGTGCTCGTACCAGTGCCCGACGACGTACTCGGGGATGTACACGCTCACCACGTCGCGCGGGCTCTCCCGGCGCAGCCCCTTGACGTACTCGATGACCGGGCGGGTCACCTCGCGGTAAGGCGAGTCGAGGATCTTGAGCGGGACGTTGATGCCGCGTCGCTCCCAGTCCTCGCGCAACGCCTTCGTCTCCTGGGCGTCGACGCTGATGGAGAGCGCCTCCAGGTGGTCCGTGCGGATCAGCTTGGCGTAGGCGAGGGCGCGCAGGGTGGGGCGGTGGAGCTTGGAGACCAGCACGATGGCGTGGACGCGCGAGGGCCGGACGGTCTCGTCGGAGGGGGTCTCGTCGGCGGCGATCTCGCGGGCGACGCGGTCGTAGTGCTTGCGGATCGCGGTCATCGTTCCGTAGAAGATGACCATGCCGAGGAGGGCGACCCAGGCGCCGTGGGTGAACTTGGTGGCGAGGACGACGACCAGCACCAGGCCGGTGAAGAACGCGCCGAAGGTGTTGATGGCGCGGGAGCGGATCATGTGGCGGCGCTTGGCCGGGTCCGTCTCGCTGCGCAGGTGGCGGTTCCAGTGCCGGACCATGCCCGTCTGGCTCAGGGTGAACGACACGAAGACGCCGACGATGTAGAGCTGGATCAGGCGGGTGGAGTCGGCGCCGTAGACCCAGACCAGCAGGATGGCCGCCCCGGCCAGCAGCACGATGCCGTTGGAGAAGGCGAGGCGGTCGCCGCGGGTGTGCAGCTGGCGCGGCAGGTAACGGTCCTGGGCGAGGATCGAGCCGAGCAGCGGGAAGCCGTTGTACGCGGTGTTGGCCGCGAGGAAGAGCACCAGGGCGGTGGCCGCCGCGAGGACGATGAAGAGGAACGAGCCGTCCCCGAAGACCGCTGCGGCGACCTGTGAGATCACCGGGTCCTGGACGAAGCCGGAGCCGACCGAGGAGCCGTTGTGGAACAGGTCCTTCGCCGGGTTCTCGGCCATCTTGACGTCGGTGACCATGGCCAGCGCGATGATGCCGCAGAACATGGTGACGGCCAGCAGCCCCATCATCGCGAGCGTGGTCGCGGCGTTCTTGCTCTTGGGCTTGCGGAAGGCGGGCACGCCGTTGCTGATCGCCTCGACACCGGTGAGCGCGGCGCAGCCGGAGGAGAAGGCGCGCAGCAGCAGGAAGACGAGGGCGAAACCGGCGAGGCCGCCCTGCTCCGGCTTGATGGTGAAGTCGGAGGTCGGCGCGTGCATGGAGTCACCGAGGACCAGCGACCGGAAGGCGCCCCAGGCGATCATGATGAAGACGCCCACGACGAAGAGGTACGTCGGGATGGCGAAGAGCTTCCCCGACTCCTTCACCCCGCGCAGGTTCATCAGGGTCAGCAGCACGATCGCGACGATCGCGCAGAGCGTCTTGTGCTCGATGACGAAGGGGATCGCGGAACCGAGGTTCTCCACACCGGAGGCGATCGACACGGCGACGGTGAGGACGTAGTCGACGAGCAGCGCGCTGGCGACGGTGAGTCCGGCCTTGGGGCCGAGGTTGGTGGTGGCGACCTCGTAGTCACCGCCGCCGCTCGGGTAGGCGTGGACGTTCTGCCGGTACGAGGCGACGACCGTGAACATGAGGACCACGACGGCGACCGCGATCCACGGGCTGAAGTGGTAGGCCGACACGCCCGCGATGGAGAGCACCAGGAGAACTTCTCCCGGGGCGTACGCCACCGAGGACAGCGGGTCGGACGCGAAGACGGGGAGGGCGATGCGCTTGGGGAGGAGCGTTTCCCCCAGCTTGTCGCTGCGCAGGGCCCGTCCGATCAGGATCCGCTTGGGCACGTCGGTCAGTTTGGACACGCACAGGATCGTAAGCGTTGCCCGAACGGCCGGTGCCCCCCGCCCGCACGTGGCACCCCAATCTCCTGCGATCAGCGGAGAAGTCGCCGGAATCCTTAACGCAATCCTTGCGCTTCCCCCGATCGGAGTCACGCCGCGCGGCCGGGACAACGCTGGGAGTCACGGGCGGGCGCCGACTCGGTGCGTCATGGCGGCGTACGCGCCCGCCCGAGCCGCTCCGCTCCTTCTCCCCCGCTCCTTTTACTCCGGCTTTGCCGCGGCTTTCACTCCTCTTGCACCGTCCTGGCTCCGCCTTTGCCGGGGCGCCCGGCCGAACGCACACTCGGGTGAGGCGGGCTGGGGGATGCCGCATAAGCTCATCCCCGGGCAACGACGGACGTGGTTGCCCCGTTTCTTTGCCCGGCAAGCCGAGAGAGAGTTGTGAGCACGGTGTTTTCGCAGGTCAGCCGGACGACCAGGACTGCGAGGTAGGCACAGGGTGCATATCGTCATCATGGGCTGCGGGCGAGTCGGAGCCGCTCTCGCGCAGACCCTGGAACAGCAGGGGCACACGGTCGCCGTGATCGACCAGGACCCCACGGCGTTCCGACGCCTCGGGTCCGGGTTCGGTGGCCGTCGTGTCACCGGGGTCGGCTTCGACCAGGACACCCTCCGTGAGGCGGGTATCGAGGAAGCGGGCGCGTTCGCCGCCGTCAGCAGCGGCGACAACTCGAACATCATCGCCGCCCGGGTGGCCCGCGAGATGTTCGGCATCGAGAACGTCGCGGCCCGCATCTACGACCCGCGCCGTGCGGAGGTCTACCAGCGCCTCGGCATCCCCACCGTGGCCACGGTCCGCTGGACCGCGGACCAGATGCTGCGGCGGCTGCTGCCGTCCGGCGCCGAGCCGCTGTGGCGCGACCCCAGCGGTGGCGTCCAGCTCGCCGAGGTGCACACCACTCCGGCGTGGATCGGGCACAAGATCAGCACGCTTCAGGATGAGACGGGGGTGCGCGTGGCCTTCCTCACCCGACTGGGCGAAGCGATCCTGCCGTCGTCCCAGACGGTCCTGCAGGAGGGTGACCTGGTCCACGTGATGATGCGTACGGACGAGGTCGCGAAGGTCGAGGCGGCCTTCGCCGAGGGCCCCGAGGAAGGCGGTCACTGATGCGCGTGGCGATTGCCGGCGCCGGCGCGGTGGGCCGTTCCATCGCGGCCGAGCTGCTGGAGAACGGGCACGAGGTCCTGCTCGTCGACAAGGCCCCCACCGCCATCTCGGTGGAGCGGGTCCCGATGGCCGAGTGGCTGCTCGCGGACGCCTGCGAGATCACCTCGCTCGACGAGGCGGCGCTCCAGCGCTGCAACGTGGTGATCGCGGCGACCGGTGACGACAAGGTCAATCTGGTCGTCTCGCTGCTCGCGAAGACCGAGTACGGCGTGCCGAGGGTCGTGGCCCGCGTCAACAACCCGAAGAACGAGTGGCTCTTCAACGAGTCGTGGGGCGTCGACGTCGCGGTCTCCACGCCGCGGCTGATGTCCGCGCTGGTGGAGGAGGCGGTGAGCGTCGGCGACCTGGTCCGGCTGCTGCGCTTCAGCCACGGCGACGCCAACCTGGTCGAGCTGACCCTGCCCCCGGAGTCGGCTCTGGCCGGTACGCAGGTGGGCGAGGTGGAGTGGCCCGAGGACACCTCTCTGGTGACCATCATCCGCGGTACCCGGGTACTGACCCCGAGCTCCGAGGAGACGCTGGAGGCCGGCGACGAGTTGCTGTTCGTGGCCGCGCAGGCACGCGAGGAGCAGTTGGAAGACCTGCTGTCGGTACGCCGGGGGGTATCGGCCGACGAGTGAGGGGCGCCGCGCCCGCGGCAGCCGTGACGGCGGAGGGGGCCGGGCCCCCGTGCGTACGCACGGGGGCCCGGCCCCCTCCGCCGTTTCCGCGGTGAGCGGGAGCTCACGCCCCGGGGTTCGTGCTCCCCCGGACGATCAGTCGGTGCGGGACCGTCAGGTCGTGGGCGGGGAGCTCGTTGCGGGGGCTGTAGATGCGGTCGGCCAGGCACTGCAGGGCCCGCGCCGCGATCTGGTGCTTGTCGGGCGAGACGGTGGTGAGGCCCGGGAAGCTGAACCGGCCGTCCTCGATGTCGTCGAATCCGACGATCGCCAGGTCCTCCGGCACCCGTACCCCCCGCGCGCGGGCCGTGTGCAGCGCGCCCAGGGCGAGTTCGTCGCTGAACGCGAAGACCGCGTCGGGGACGGGGCCACCGCCTCCGCCACTGCCACCTTCGCCCCCGCCGCTGCCGTCGCCGTCTTCGCCCCTGCCGTCGCCGCCCCCGGCGTCGAGCAGGTCCGCCATGGCGCGGGCCCCGTCGGCGCGGTGCAGCGAGGTCACGGGGCGTTCCCACCCGGGGCGGGGTTCGATGCCGGCTCTCCGCAGCGCCCGGCGGTACCCGGCGGTGCGCTGGTCCGCGGTGCCGTTCTCCAGGTGCGGCTGGAGGCCGATGGCGGCGATGCGGCGGCGACCGCGTTCCAGCAGATGGGTGGTGGCCTCGTCGGCCGCGGCGACGTTGTCCACCGCCACCCGGTCCGCGAGCCCTTCCGGGCTCCGCTCGCCGAGCAGGACGACCGGCAGAGCGCGGGCGGTGGCGGTCAGGTCCTGGGCCCTCAGCGCCCAGGGGCTGATGACGAGCCCGTCCATCACGCGGCCCCCGTCCCCGGTCAGCAGGCGCCGCTCCGCCTCGGCGTCCCCGAGGGTCTGATCGATGATCACGGTCCACGACCGGCGCCGGGCCTCGTCCACCAGGAGCCCGGCGAGCTCGGAGAAGTAGGGCGAGTGCAGCTCCGGGATGGCGAGGCCGATGATGCCGGTGCGGCCGGCCCGCAGGCTGCGGGCGGCGAGGTTGGGCCGGTACCCCAGCTCGTCGATCGCCTCCTGCACCCGCAGGCGGGTCTGCTCCGCGACCGGCGCGGAGCCGTTGACCACGTTCGACACCGTGCGTGCGGAGACCCCCGCGCGGAGGGCCACGTCCTTCAGGCTGCTGCTCACCCCCACATCGTGGCACACCGGCGAACACGGCATTGCCACGTTGCAATCAACGATGTAAAACTACCGGCAGACCACCCCGCTCAGCCATTGCTCAGCCCTCAGGAGGCATCTGTGAGCCGGTATGTCCACCCCCGCACCACCGTGGCCGGACTCGACGTCGACGTGACGCCGGACGTCGAGGCCCTGTACACGGACGGCATCACCGCACGGAAGGGAGCCTTCACCACCGAGTGGACCGACCGGCTCCGCGAGGACGTCGAGGCCGCCTTCCAGGAGGCGCTCGGACGGCCCGGCGGGGCGGTGGGACGCGGGCCGCACCGCTACTACGTGGAGATCCACCCCGAGCAGCTGCGCGGCTTCGTCGACCTCGTCGAACACCCCTGGGTGCGGTCGGTCTGCGAGGCGGTGCTCGGCCCGGAGTACCGCATCGTCGAGCTGGGCTTCGACGTCCCGCTCGAAGGCGCGGTCGACCAGCCGTGGCACCGGGACTTCCCCATGCCCGAGGAGACCCGCGCCGAACGGCGGCTGACCTCGCTCGCCTTCAACGTGACGGCCGTCGACACCGAGGAGGACATGGGCCCCTTCGAGATAGCGCCGGGCACGCAGTGGGACGACGGTCCGGAGTTCGGCCACGGCATGTTCCCGCCCCGGGCGCACTACCCGCGCTACGAGGAGCGGGCGGTCCGCAAGTACCCGCGGCGCGGGGACGTCTCCGCCCGCAGCGCGCTGACCGTCCACCGCGGCACCACGAACCGCTCGGCGAAGCCCCGGCCCGTGCTGGTCCTCGGGGTCGACGGTCCGGAGGCCGCGAACGGAGACCGGCACGACACCGCCGCGACCCGGTCGTACTGGGAGGGTCTGCCCGAGCGGGTCCGGCGCCACCTCGACTGCGCGGTGGTCGACGTGCTGGTCCCCGTGACGCAGAAGCACACCATCGAAGGACTCGTCATGGGCGACGCCTGAGCGGAGCCCTGGACTCCGGGACTCCAGGACCCGGGACTCCGGGAACACAGCGGCGGCAGGCACACCCTGTGCCTGCCGCCGGTGGAGAGAGGTGAGGTGCCCGAAGCGAAGCGTCAGGCGTCGTGGTTCCGTGCCGCCGCGGTCTCCGTGGACCGGGCCTCCGCCTCGCGCTCCGCGGCGCGCTCCGCCTCGCGGTCCTTCTCGGCCTGCTCGGCGGCCTCCATCTCGGCGAAGACGTCGATCGGAGCCGGTGCCTTGGCCAGGAACATCCAGGTGAAGTACACCGCGAGCAGGAACGGCGGGATCTTCAGCCCGACCAGCACCCAGCCGAGCTGCGCCGTGTCGGCCCACCAGTAGAGCGGGAAGAGGATCGCGCACTTGGCGAGCAGGATGAGGCCCCACGCGTAGCTCGCCTTGGCGTAGGCGCGCTTGCGGCCGGGGTTCCTCGTGCGCCAGGAGAGGTTCTCCTTGAAGACCGGGCCGAGGATCAGCCCGATCAGCGGGACTCCCGCGAGGGTGGTGATCAGGTAGGCCAGTGCCAGACCGAGCGTGTACAGCATGCCCGGGAGGTAGAAGTCCTTGGCGTTGCCCGTGATCATCGCGAAGACCACACCGAAGGCCACGCCGAAGACGCCGCTGAAGGCGTGCTTGACGGTGTCCCGGCGCACCAGCCGGACGACGACCAGCAGCAGGGAGACCGCCAGGGCCGCGATGGCCGAGACGTGCAGGTTCTTGTTGACGGTGAAGATGGTGACGAAGAGCAGTCCGGGCAGGACCGTCTCCACCATCCCCCGCAGACCGCCGAACGCCTCGAAGAGGGCGGCCTCGGTGACCGCCTTGTTCGCCGCGGCGTCCTGTTCGTCCGTGTGCGGGGTACGGGTACGGTCCCCGTCGTGCGTCGGCGTGTCGTCAGACGTCACCGGCTACTCCTTGCCGAGCGGTCGCAGTTCGTACGTGGGATTGAACAGCACCCGGCGCCCGTGGCTCATGGCGACGCGGCCCGAGACGATGAGCCTGCGGCCGGGTTCGATGCCGACGATGGAGCGACGGCCGAGCCAGACCACGTCGAGCGGCGCGGTGCCGTCGAAGAGCTCCGCCTCCAGGGCGGGCACTCCGGCGCGCGGACGCAGGGTGACGGTCCGCAACGTACCAGCCACCTTGACGATCTGGCGGTCCGAGCATTCGGAGATGCGGGTGCACCCCGACGCGTGCGCGTCCTCCCGCAGCTCCTCCGACTCCAGGTCCTCCTGGGAGGTGGAGAGCCGGTCGAGCATGCGGCGGAAGCGTCCGGTGGACCGCTCCGTCTTCCCGGCCTTGTCGAAACGGGGAACAGCACTCATACCCGAAGAGTACCGGTCCCGCGAGCGGGTCGCGGGCCCCGGGAAAGTCACTCGAACGAGTGCACCGCCCGGCGCCCGCGCCGGGTCATCCGCGCTCGAAGCGGTAGCCCATCCCCGGCTCCGTGACGAAGTGGCGGGGGTGCGAGGGATCGGCCTCCAGCTTGCGGCGGAGCTGGGCCATGTAGACGCGCAGGTAGTTGGTCTCGGTGCCGTAGGACGGGCCCCAGACCTCCTGGAGGAGCTGCCTCTGGCTGACCAGCCGGCCGCTGTTGCGGACCAGGACCTCCAGCAGGTGCCACTCGGTGGGGGTGAGGCGGACGTCACGGCCGTCGCGGTGGACCTTCTTGGCCGCCAGGTCGACGGTGAAGCCCTCCGTCTCGACGACCACCACGTCGTCGGCGCCTTCCTGGCCGACCGGTTCGGCCCGGCGGACCGAGGCCCGCAGCCGGGCCAGCAACTCGTCCATGCCGAAGGGCTTGGTCACGTAGTCGTCGGCGCCCGCGTCCAGCGCCTCCACCTTCTCGTCCGACGTGTGCCGGGCGGAGAGCACCAGGATGGGCACCCGGGTCCACCCCCGCAGCCCCTTGATGACCTCGACGCCGTCCATGTCGGGCAGCCCGAGGTCCAGCACTACCACGTCGGGGTGGCGGGCGGCGGCGAGCTGGAGCGCGGTGGCCCCGTCGGGCGCGGCGTCGACCTCGTACTTCCGCGCCTTCAGGTTGATCACGAGGGCGCGGACGATCTGCGGCTCGTCGTCGACCACAAGCACCCGGGTCATCGCGGTCCTGCCTTTCTGCTGCTGCACGAATGCTCCACGGAGCTGCTGTACGAAGGAGAGAGTCTGCTGCACGGAGATGTCGTACGTGTCACGACGTGACCTGCGGGGAGAGGTCCGGGGCGGCGGGGACGTGGCCGGCCGCCGTCTTGAGCGTGAGCACCATGGTCATGCCGCCGCCGGGGGTGTCCTCGGCGTCGAGGGTGCCGCTCATGGACTCGGCGAATCCCCGGGCGACCGCGAGGCCGAGGCCGACGCCGGCGCCGCGCGGGGCGTCGCCGTACCGCTGGAAGGGCTCGAAGATCCGCCGCTTGCCCTCGTCGGGGACGCCGGGGCCCCGGTCGGAGACCCGCAGCTCGACACGGTCGCCGAGGGTGCTGGCGGCCACCGTGACGGGGGTGCCGTCCGGGCTGTACTTGACGGCGTTCTCGACGATGTTGGCCACGGCCCGCTCCAGCAGGCCCGGGTCGACGGCGACCATCGGCAGCGTCTCCGGGATGTCGAGGTCGACGCTGCCCTCCGGCACTCCTCCGAGTGCCATCGGGACCACCTCGTCGAGGTCGATCTCGCGGATCAGCGGGGTGACGGTCCCGGTCTGGAGGCGTGACATGTCCAGCAGGTTGCCGACGAGGTGGTCGAGGCGGTCCGCGCCGTCCTCGATGGCTTCGAGGAGTTCGGCCTCGTCGTCCTTCGACCAGGCGACGTCGTCGGCGCGCAGGGAGCTGACGGCGGCCTTGATGGCGGCGAGCGGGGTGCGCAGGTCGTGGCTGACGGCGGCCAGCAGGGCGGTCCTGATGCGATTGCCCTCGGCGAGTCTGCGGGCCTTCTCGGCTTCTCCGACCAGGCGCTGGCGGTCCAGCACCACGGCCGCCTGGGCGGCGAACGCCCCGAGCACGCGGCGGTCCTCGGCGGGCAGCACCCGGCCGGAGAGGGCGAGCGCCATGTGGTCGCCGACCGGCATGTCCACGTCGGCGTCGTCGGGCCGGGTCACCGGGCTGGGCCCCACCGAGCCCGCGCAGGTCCACGGTTCGACGTCGTTCTGGCGCTCCAGCAGCGCGACGGACTCCATGGCGAAGGTCTCGCGGACCCGTTCCAGCAGGGCGTCCAGGCTGGTCTCGCCGCGCAGCACGCTGCCGGCCAGGAAGGAGAGGATCTCCGACTCGGCGCGCAGCCGGGCGGCCTGGTGGGTGCGTCTCGCCGCCAGGTCCACCACGGAGGCGACCGACACCCCCACCGCGAAGAAGATCACGATGGCGACGATGTTCTCCGGGTCCTGCACGGTGAGCGTGTGGGTCGGCGGGGTGAACCAGAAGTTCAGCAGCAGCGACCCGGCGGCGGCGGACGCGAGCGCCGGGAGCAGCCCGCCCAGCAGGGCGGCGGCCACGGTCAGGAAGAGGAAGAGCAGGACGTCGTTGGCGAGCCCGGGGCCGTTCTCCATGCCGCGCAGCAGTACGGCGAGGAGGGCGGGGCCGGCGACACCGACGAACCAGCCCCAGCTGATCCGGGCGCGGCCGAGCCGGGCGCCCCGGGCGATCGGCAGCCCCCGCCCCTTGGCCACTTCGTCGTGGGTGACGATGTGGACGTCGAGGTCCGGGCTGGATTCGCGGGCGACCGTGGCGCCGACCCCGGGGCCGTAGATGTACTGCCAGGTCTTGCGGCGGCTGGAGCCGAGGACGATCTGGGTGGCGTTGACCCCGCGCGCGAAGGCGAGGAGAGCGGCGGGGATGTCGTCGCCGATGACGTGGTGGAAGGTTCCCCCCAGGTCCTCGACGAGGGTCCGCTGGACGGTGAGTTCCTTGGGCGAGGCGGAGGTGAGTCCGTCGCTCCGGGCGATGTAGACGGCGAGGATCTCACTCCCGGAGCCCTTCGCGGCCATCCGGGAGGCGCGGCGTATGAGGGTGCGGCCCTCGGGTCCGCCGGTGAGCCCGACGACGATGCGTTCGCGGGCCTGCCAGGTGGAGCGGATGTCGTGCTCGCCCCGGTACTGCTGGAGGTACTCGTCGACCCGGTCGGCGACCCAGAGCAGGGCCAGTTCGCGCAGGGCGGTGAGGTTGCCGGGGCGGAAGTAGTGGGAGAGCGCGGCGTCGAGCTTGTCGCGCTGGTAGATGTTGCCGTGCGCCATGCGGCGGCGCAGCGCCTGGGGCGACATGTCGACCAGTTCGATCTGGTCGGCGCGGCGGACGACCTCGTCGGGGACGGTCTCGCGCTGGCGGACGCCGGTTATGGACTCGACGACGTCGCCGAGCGACTCCAGGTGCTGGATGTTGACGGTGGAGACGACGTCGATGCCGGCCCGGAGGAGGTCCTCCACGTCCTGCCAGCGCTTGGCGTTGCGGGAGCCGGGGACGTTGGTGTGGGCGAGTTCGTCGACGAGGGCGACCGCGGGGGCCCGCTCCAGCACCGCGTCCACGTCCATCTCGGTGAAGACCGCCGAGCGGTACTCGATCTCCCGGCGCCCGACCTGTTCGAGGCCGTGCAGCATCACCTCGGTGCGGGGCCGGTCGTGGTGCTCGACGAAGGCGACGACGCAGTCGGTGCCCCGCTCGACCCGCCGGTGGGCCTCCGCGAGCATGGCGTAGGTCTTGCCTACGCCGGGGGCCGCCCCCAGATAGATACGAAGCTTGCCGCGTGCCATGGCCCCATTGTCTTCTCTCGCCCTCGCTGCGGCCCACGCGGCAGCCTCGTACGACGCTACTCCCCAGAATTCCGACATTCCGGGCGGTGGCCGGACCCACCGCCCGTCTTTGACGCAACCCTGATGCCGGACGCCGGGCCGACCCGGTGCCGGGCGGGGCGCGGTCCCGCCCGGCGAGGGGCGGTCCCGGCCCGGGCCCCTGGATGTCAGCCGGCGGCGACCATCTCCTTCAGGGCGATGTTCAGGCGGAGGACGTTGACGCGGGGCTCGCCCATGAAGCCGAGGATCCGGCCGGTGGTGTGCGCGGTGACGAGCCGGGCGACGCGGTCGGCCGGGAGGTGGTTCCGCTCGGCGACCCGGCGGACCTGGAGGGCGGCGTACCGGGGGGAGATGTCCGGGTCGAGGCCGGAGCCGGAGGACGTGACCGCGTCGGCCGGCACGTCGTCGGGGTCGACCGGGTGGCCGGGGACGGAGTTGTCCTCGACGACGGCGGCCTTGGCGGCGGTGACCCAGTCGATCAGCTCCTGGTTGTCGCCGGAGCGGTTGGTCGCCCCGGAGAGGATGATCGTGTACTGGGTGTTGACGCTGTTGCTGCCGAGACCGTTGGCCGGGCGGGGCTGGAACCACTTCAGGTCCGGTTCCGCCGTCTCCTGACCGTCCTTCAGGGGCAGGTCGTAGCGCTGCCCGATCAGCTCGGAGCCGACGACCTCGCCGTCGCTGCCGACCTCGGAGCCGTTGGCCTTGCCGGAGAAGAACGCTTGGGCGACACCGGTGACCGCGAGCGGGTAGACGACGCCGCAGACCAGGGTGAGGACGAGCAGGGCCCTCAGCCCGGCCAGCAGCAGCCGGGTCGTGCTTCCTGCGGAGGTGTTCATGCGGATCAGCCGATTCCGGGGATGAGGGAGATGATCAGGTCGATGGTCTTGATGCCGATGAACGGGGCGACCAGGCCGCCGAGTCCGTAGATCCCGAGGTTGCGCCGGAGCATGCTGTCCGCGCCGGACGGGTGGTAGCGGACGCCCTTGAGGGCGAGCGGCACCAGCGCGAGGATGATCAGCGCGTTGAATATCACGGCGGAGAGGATCGCGGTCTGCGGGGAGTCGAGCCGCATGACGTTGAGCTTGTCCAGGCCCGGATGGACCACCGCGAACATGGCCGGGATGATCGCGAAGTACTTCGCGACGTCGTTGGCGAGGGAGAACGTGGTGAGCGCGCCGCGGGTGATCAGGAGTTGCTTGCCGATCGCGACGATCTCGATCAGCTTGGTGGGGTCGGAGTCCAGGTCCACCATGTTCCCGGCCTCCTTGGCGGCCGAGGTGCCGGTGTTCATCGCCACGCCGACGTCGGCCTGGGCGAGGGCGGGGGCGTCGTTCGTCCCGTCACCGGTCATCGCGACGAGCTTGCCGCCCGCCTGCTCCCGCTTGATGAGGGCCATCTTGTCCTCGGGGGTCGCCTCGGCGAGGAAGTCGTCGACCCCCGCCTCCTCGGCGATCGCCTTCGCGGTCAGCGGGTTGTCACCGGTGATCATGACCGTCCGGATGCCCATCCGGCGCAGTTCGTCGAACCGCCCCCGCATCCCCTCCTTGACCACGTCCTTCAGATGGACGACACCGAGGACCCGGGCGCCGTCCGCGTCGTCGACGGCCACCAGCAGCGGGGTGCCGCCGGCCCGGGCGATCGTGTCGGTCAGCGCCCGGGCGTCCTCGGCGACGGTGCCGCCGCGTTCCTCGACCCAGGCGGCCACCGAGCCGGTGGCGCCCTTGCGGACCGAGCGGCCGTCCACGTCCACGCCCGACATACGGGTCTGGGCGGTGAACCCGACCCAGACGGCGTGCGCCAGTTCGCCGCGGTCGCGCTCCGGCACTCCGTACCG
This window encodes:
- a CDS encoding phytanoyl-CoA dioxygenase family protein, whose product is MAGLDVDVTPDVEALYTDGITARKGAFTTEWTDRLREDVEAAFQEALGRPGGAVGRGPHRYYVEIHPEQLRGFVDLVEHPWVRSVCEAVLGPEYRIVELGFDVPLEGAVDQPWHRDFPMPEETRAERRLTSLAFNVTAVDTEEDMGPFEIAPGTQWDDGPEFGHGMFPPRAHYPRYEERAVRKYPRRGDVSARSALTVHRGTTNRSAKPRPVLVLGVDGPEAANGDRHDTAATRSYWEGLPERVRRHLDCAVVDVLVPVTQKHTIEGLVMGDA
- a CDS encoding DUF3159 domain-containing protein, whose translation is MTSDDTPTHDGDRTRTPHTDEQDAAANKAVTEAALFEAFGGLRGMVETVLPGLLFVTIFTVNKNLHVSAIAALAVSLLLVVVRLVRRDTVKHAFSGVFGVAFGVVFAMITGNAKDFYLPGMLYTLGLALAYLITTLAGVPLIGLILGPVFKENLSWRTRNPGRKRAYAKASYAWGLILLAKCAILFPLYWWADTAQLGWVLVGLKIPPFLLAVYFTWMFLAKAPAPIDVFAEMEAAEQAEKDREAERAAEREAEARSTETAAARNHDA
- a CDS encoding OB-fold nucleic acid binding domain-containing protein: MLDRLSTSQEDLESEELREDAHASGCTRISECSDRQIVKVAGTLRTVTLRPRAGVPALEAELFDGTAPLDVVWLGRRSIVGIEPGRRLIVSGRVAMSHGRRVLFNPTYELRPLGKE
- a CDS encoding response regulator; this translates as MTRVLVVDDEPQIVRALVINLKARKYEVDAAPDGATALQLAAARHPDVVVLDLGLPDMDGVEVIKGLRGWTRVPILVLSARHTSDEKVEALDAGADDYVTKPFGMDELLARLRASVRRAEPVGQEGADDVVVVETEGFTVDLAAKKVHRDGRDVRLTPTEWHLLEVLVRNSGRLVSQRQLLQEVWGPSYGTETNYLRVYMAQLRRKLEADPSHPRHFVTEPGMGYRFERG
- a CDS encoding ATP-binding protein; its protein translation is MARGKLRIYLGAAPGVGKTYAMLAEAHRRVERGTDCVVAFVEHHDRPRTEVMLHGLEQVGRREIEYRSAVFTEMDVDAVLERAPAVALVDELAHTNVPGSRNAKRWQDVEDLLRAGIDVVSTVNIQHLESLGDVVESITGVRQRETVPDEVVRRADQIELVDMSPQALRRRMAHGNIYQRDKLDAALSHYFRPGNLTALRELALLWVADRVDEYLQQYRGEHDIRSTWQARERIVVGLTGGPEGRTLIRRASRMAAKGSGSEILAVYIARSDGLTSASPKELTVQRTLVEDLGGTFHHVIGDDIPAALLAFARGVNATQIVLGSSRRKTWQYIYGPGVGATVARESSPDLDVHIVTHDEVAKGRGLPIARGARLGRARISWGWFVGVAGPALLAVLLRGMENGPGLANDVLLFLFLTVAAALLGGLLPALASAAAGSLLLNFWFTPPTHTLTVQDPENIVAIVIFFAVGVSVASVVDLAARRTHQAARLRAESEILSFLAGSVLRGETSLDALLERVRETFAMESVALLERQNDVEPWTCAGSVGPSPVTRPDDADVDMPVGDHMALALSGRVLPAEDRRVLGAFAAQAAVVLDRQRLVGEAEKARRLAEGNRIRTALLAAVSHDLRTPLAAIKAAVSSLRADDVAWSKDDEAELLEAIEDGADRLDHLVGNLLDMSRLQTGTVTPLIREIDLDEVVPMALGGVPEGSVDLDIPETLPMVAVDPGLLERAVANIVENAVKYSPDGTPVTVAASTLGDRVELRVSDRGPGVPDEGKRRIFEPFQRYGDAPRGAGVGLGLAVARGFAESMSGTLDAEDTPGGGMTMVLTLKTAAGHVPAAPDLSPQVTS
- a CDS encoding potassium-transporting ATPase subunit C — encoded protein: MNTSAGSTTRLLLAGLRALLVLTLVCGVVYPLAVTGVAQAFFSGKANGSEVGSDGEVVGSELIGQRYDLPLKDGQETAEPDLKWFQPRPANGLGSNSVNTQYTIILSGATNRSGDNQELIDWVTAAKAAVVEDNSVPGHPVDPDDVPADAVTSSGSGLDPDISPRYAALQVRRVAERNHLPADRVARLVTAHTTGRILGFMGEPRVNVLRLNIALKEMVAAG